The stretch of DNA GAAACCCAAAACCTGTAACAGAAATAAATAGATATGTAACAGCAAGAAAATGAAATGCTAAATAATAAGTAGAAAATTTTGGTCAACTACGAGAATACAGCAGATATAGTAAGGGAAGAACCATTCAATATGCCAGgcaaacaaaagaacaaaatattcaaatccttgaTGGGAAAGATAGTATATAATTTTGAAGCAACAAGTTTAGTGGCAAACTCAATAAGTATCCCTGTAGGATAGAGATAACTAAAAGATTACTACTAAAACCACTTCATCATAACAACGGTGAAATCAACGTCAGGAAATTCAAGATCACATTATAGGCAAATGTCAACCAGCACAATCCCTTGAAGGCATAAACACATTATGAAAAAATTCAACTTTATTTTGTCCAttgcatattatatatataaacacgAAGGAAATGTAAACATACGGGTCTGCACGGCTGAGTCTGCAGAGTTCACAATAAAATTTATCAGGTACTGGCAGGACACCTTCCATAGGTTTTTCTGGAACAACAACACAATTTATGTGCTGCCACACATGGCATCGTGGATCGTCACACTAcaataagatgagaaaaaaataaattccatAATGAAATGTCGAATATAGGAAACAAGAGGTCCTATTGAAAGTACGTGCAATTTAAAAGAACATCTGCTAATGCACATTACTGCTATCTGATTGAAAGGAATCATCTTTTTCACCTTTAATTTTCACATTACTGCTATCTGAGGCTCCCTGTCCCTTTGATGCAAGGTCAGTGGCACCAAATATATGCATTTTTCTGGGCCAAGAAAAAAAGGTGAACAAAGAACCAACATAAACCAGACACAAATATATGCACCGCATATGACTATCTAAGTATTTTATATCAAACAGAATACCATCAAACTTGTTGCCAAGACTTACCTATATGTGTCGTCCACTAATTTTGCCACCTGTTCTTTTCCAATAGCATTCTTCTTGGCAAACATTTTGGATACTGGGGAAAAAAGTGACAAGTTGGTTAAGTTTAACAGAACAATGAGAGAGGAACACAAGAAAACTAACTCCGCAtattaaaatcatgaaatagTGCACAAAGAAAGATGGTTAAAAGTGTAAATGAATCGGAGGTAAATGAGCATTGGAATTTGGAATCGGTAGCAACAAGTCTTATGAATGAATCTGAGAtttgatattataatttttaattgtagTTGATAAGAAGAAAGATGGTTAAAAGTGCCAAAGAAAGCAtaattgttaaattaaaaaaaaaattctgttCCTTAGTTGATCTTCATTGCTACACAATATAAATTTTCAAtccttttttattaccaaacctACAAATATAATATGCAATTTTTATTACAAGACATATCAAACAATAATTAGTGACATATATAATTTACTATAAttgttttatacattaaaaaactaatattcaaatacaaaataaatttcgAGTTTAAATTCCAAAACTAAAAATCgaagaaaaatacagaaacaaTACAAGTTAAAACTGCTCAATATTTCAAATTACACTAATAGAGATGCTCATCAGCCTAAATACTTAGTAAAAGATCAGAATCAACCTAAAACTGCTCCACTTTGTGCATTAAGCGTTCAAGTTATCCATTCCAATACTAGCCTGCAGCAAAATATCAAGAACAATAAAGCAACAGAAACTAAACTATGCTCACTGATTGGTAAATGCAAATCTAAAAGTACAATAACATGAAACTAAACTACGCTCAAAATACCAAACTAAAAGCAACAAACCTTCTGCAAATTTGATTTAACAAATGTTTCCCCAGATGGAGTTTTGTTCACTGATTCTGGAGGGAGATTAAGTTTCCGAACATCTTCAGGAGTCACCTTAAAACAGTAAACAAGAAGTGCTCAAAAGTCAAAACTGTTAGCcccaaaaaaaatcaatgaaccctaatgaataaaaataaatacaacagGGGATAAAAAAACACTAAGTTGCTCGTGGTAGCAACTAGAAACATGAAGAGTTAAGATTTACCAGGgtacaataacataaattatagGCCATCATAATAGATGGATATAGTGATGCAAAATCTATTGTAGCAATTGGCTTTTCATAATACCCAGCTCTTGCCTCCAATACCTGCAAGTTACAGAAGTTAAAAGAATCATGATCTTGTGCTTGACAAGCAAAAGTTGGAAAAGGCTGCCAAATTAAAGCATTATTTGTTAAAACACAAATTAGAACTTATTAGAACACAAATTAAACATGGGATGGATGACATGATATACAAACCATATTGAAGGAGCTGGGTACTCTATCTTACCTTTGATTGGTTGGACCTCTCGAGCTGCAGGAAGGCCATGCAAGCCAAAACTAACAATGCAATAAAAATCCCCTTCATGCTGTGATTATTGAAAGGTATCAAGAAAAATTGAACACTTGTTTACAATCTAGTTAAATCTAAAGAGACAAGCAAAATTGGATGAACAGATCTTgcaaaaattaatcaaaaacacccaacaaaagaaaaataaatcaagaTAGTAAAGAAAGCATAGTGGATTGGCAAAGTTAGCAAAAGCAAATGCAGATCATTAGATCAGTGTAATACATGAAAATTCTGAGAAATTGACTTGAAGGAGATGAATAAGCACTTAAAAATATGTTCCTTTTGCTTCACTCAAATTTTAACTCCAGTTGGCATAGTCCCAGAGAAAGACCAAACTTTGAAATGATGAATTCAATGATAGGACTATTTAGGAACATGAAGCTCAACTCAAAACACATGGAATTAATCATATATGATCTGTTAAACACGAATTTACAATGAAATAATATGTTGAACTGATTATGGCGAGATATATGATCTGGTATTAATCAACCCAATTAATTAGTAGAtggatcaaaatcaaattgagaAAACTAATCCAAATAGAAACCAAAACCTGAAGAAGAGATCTGGGGAGATTGCAGCAGAACTTTTCAAAGGAGAGAATTGCATCCGCACCCTTGGAATCGAAAACGGCACCGATGAAACGCCTGCAGAGAcatcaaaattgaaattgaaatgagaatgaaattaaagttggagagagagagaggttggGAGTATGAACAGGAAGTAATCGTAGAAGCCGAAAGTAATTGGAATTTGGAATCGGTAGCAACAAGTCTTATGAATGAATCTGAGAtttgatattataatttttaattgtagTTGATAAAAAGAAAGATGGTTAAAAGTGCCAAAGAAAGCATAAAGCAGCAAGCCAGTAAATCAGAAATTTATGAAAATCTGCAGGCTGTGTTTATAGAAATGGATAGCACTCAAGATATAAGCATAAGCCTTCAAACCTTGTCCTAATTGAAGAATAGCTAAGTTCATATTATTCATCTTGAATTATGATTTTTCACAGAACCATTCAGTGGCCAAAGAACTAGCTGaattaaataaatcataaactCACCCAGATTTATGAACTTgaaacaaataaatcaaattagacataataaataaattaataacagtGACAAGCACACACAAACCCAGAATCAGTCTTATTCCTTTTTGTATGAATTAAGAGTCAAATCAATCAACAACACTAAGCAGCAAAATGTGCACTCATACAAAGGTTTTGGTCATTTTGTTACTTTGCCAGAACCAATGGCAGCAACAATAACTGACAATCTCACAAACCAGTCGCGGCTATCGTCGGCAAAAATCTCGAAGCAGAAACAAAAAATGGTAATAACAACAAGGTGGTCTACAAGACTTGTAAGCGAAATGCCGAAAATATCGACATACAATCCACTTTGGTTACATATAATGCACACAAACAGTCATATATGCAACAGGCTTAgttggaccaaataaataaaaaatagaatatattaAATTTCTACTAAGAGTAAGAAACCAAATTTAGAAACAAATTGATTCAGTAATGTATAAATCACAAAAACTACTCATGCTAATTTTCATAGAACTATAGAACATTGAGAACAAAATTGGAAatgaaacaaattaaacatGGGATGGATGACATGATATACAAACCATATTGAAGGAGCTGGGTACTCTATCTTACCTTTGATTGGTTGGACCTCTCGAGCTGCAGGAAGGCCATGCAAGCCAAAACTAACAATGCAATAAAAATCCCCTTCATGCTGTGATTATTGAAaggtataaaaaaaaattgaacactTGTTTACAATCTAGTTAAATCTAAAGAGACAAGCAAAATTGGATGAACAGATCTTgcaaaaattaatcaaaaacacccaacaaaagaaaaataaatcaagaTAGTAAAGAAAGCATAGTGGATTGGCAAAGTTAGCAAAAGCAAATGCAGATCATTAGATCAGTGTAATACATGAAAATTCTGAGAAATTGACTTGAAGGAGATGAATAAGCACTTAAAAATATGTTCCTTTTGCTTTACTCAAATTTTAACTCCAGTTGGCACAGTCTCAGAGAAAGACCAAACTTTGAAATGATGAATTCAATGATAGGACTATTTAGGAACATGAAGCTCAACTCAAAACACATGGAATTAGTTAACAGATAGAGTGAAGAGGAGGTACCTGTCACGGATTTGAACTTGTTCCATCATGGACGCCATTCTTTGCTGATAAGCTTCTGGAAGTGATTCCAAACTAGCTAACATGCTCTTATCcatgattcaattcaattcaactcAACCTAGTGTTCTTCATTcacattaatcatatatgatcTGTTAAACACGATTTTACAATGAAATAATATGTTGAACTGATTATGGCGAGATATATGATCTGGTATTAATCAACCCAATTAATTAGTAGAtggatcaaaatcaaattgagaAAACTAATCCAAATAGAAACCAAAACCTGAAGAAGAGATCTGGGGAGATTGCAGCAGAACTTTTCAAAGGAGAGAATTGCATCCGCACCCTTGGAATCGAAAACGGCACCGATGAAACGCCTGCAGAGACAtcgaaattgaaattgaaattgaaatgagAATGAAATNNNNNNNNNNNNNNNNNNNNNNNNNNNNNNNNNNNNNNNNNNNNNNNNNNNNNNNNNNNNNNNNNNNNNNNNNNNNNNNNNNNNNNNNNNNNNNNNNNNNNNNNNNNNNNNNNNNNNNNNNNNNNNNNNNNNNNNNNNNNNNNNNNNNNNNNNNNNNNNNNNNNNNNNNNNNNNNNNNNNNNNNNNNNNNNNNNNNNNNNNNNNNNNNNNNNNNNNNNNNNNNNNNNNNNNNNNNNNNNNNNNNNNNNNNNNNNNNNNNNNNNNNNNNNNNNNNNNNNNNNNNNNNNNNNNNNNNNNNNNNNNNNNNNNNNNNNNNNNNNNNNNNNNNNNNNNNNNNNNNNNNNNNNNNNNNNNNNNNNNNNNNNNNNNNNNNNNNNNNNNNNNNNNNNNNNNNNNNNNNNNNNNNNNNNNNNNNNNNNNNNNNNNNNNNNNNNNNNNNNNNNNNNNNNNNNNNNNNNNNNNNNNNNNNNNNNNNNNNNNNNNNNNNNNNNNNNNNNNNNNNNNNNNNNNNNNNNNNNNNNNNNNNNNNNNNNNNNNNNNNNNNNNNNNNNNNNNNNNNNNNNNNNNNNNNNNNNNNNNNNNNNNNNNNNNNNNNNNNNNNNNNNNNNNNNNNNNNNNNNNNNNNNNNNNNNNNNNNNNNNNNNNNNNNNNNNNNNNNNNNNNNNNNNNNNNNNNNNNNNNNNNNNNNNNNNNNNNNNNNNNNNNNNNNNNNNNNNNNNNNNNNNNNNNNNNNNNNNNNNNNNNNNNNNNNNNNNNNNNNNNNNNNNNNNNNNNNNNNNNNNNNNNNNNNNNNNNNNNNNNNNNNNNNNNNNNNNNNNNNNNNNNNNNNNNNNNNNNNNNNNNNNNNNNNNNNNNNNNNNNNNNNNNNNNNNNNNNNNNNNNNNNNNNNNNNNNNNNNNNNNNNNNNNNNNNNNNNNNNNNNNNNNNNNNNNNNNNNNNNNNNNNNNNNNNNNNNNNNNNNNNNNNNNNNNNNNNNNNNNNNNNNNNNNNNNNNNNNNNNNNNNNNNNNNNNNNNNNNNNNNNNNNNNNNNNNNNNNNNNNNNNNNNNNNNNNNNNNNNNNNNNNNNNNNNNNNNNNNNNNNNNNNNNNNNNNNNNNNNNNNNNNNNNNNNNNNNNNGTTAACAGATAGAGTGAAGAGGAGGTACCTGTCACGGATTTGAACTTGTTCCATCATGGACGCCATTCTTTGCTGATAAGCTTCTGGAAGTGATTCCAAACTAGCTAACATGCTCTTATCcatgattcaattcaattcaactcAACCTAGTGTTCTTCATTcacattaatcatatatgatcTGTTAAACACGAATTTACAATGAAATAATATGTTGAACTGATTATGGCGAGATATATGATCTGGTATTAATCAACCCAATTAATTAGTAGAtggatcaaaatcaaattgagaAAACTAATCCAAATAGAAACCAAAACCTGAAGAAGAGATCTGGGGAGATTGCAGCAGAACTTTTCAAAGGAGAGAATTGCATCCGCACCCTTGGAATCGAAAACGGCACCGATGAAACGCCTGCAGAGAcatcaaaattgaaattgaaatgagaatgaaattaaagttggagagagagagaggttggGAGTATGAACAGGAAGTAATCGTAGAAGCCGAAAGTAAGGAGAGAGCATGGCAAGCCCTAGCAGTGGCGGCGGCTTCAATTG from Arachis duranensis cultivar V14167 chromosome 4, aradu.V14167.gnm2.J7QH, whole genome shotgun sequence encodes:
- the LOC110280722 gene encoding E3 SUMO-protein ligase SIZ1-like isoform X3 translates to MDKSMLASLESLPEAYQQRMASMMEQVQIRDSFGLHGLPAAREVQPIKVSKMFAKKNAIGKEQVAKLVDDTYRKMHIFGATDLASKGQGASDSSNVKIKV